A single window of Vibrio gazogenes DNA harbors:
- the upp gene encoding uracil phosphoribosyltransferase — MKVVEVKHPLVKHKLGLMREVDISTKRFRELATEVGSLLTYEATADFETERVTIEGWNGPVEIDQLKGKKVTVVPILRAGLGMMDGVLEHIPSARISVVGIYRDEETLEPVPYFNKIASNIEERIALVVDPMLATGGSMIATIDLLKAQGCTQFKVLVLVAAPEGIRALEKAHPDVELYTAAIDDHLNQQGYIVPGLGDAGDKIFGTK; from the coding sequence ATGAAAGTTGTCGAAGTTAAGCACCCGCTTGTCAAACACAAATTGGGTTTGATGAGAGAGGTTGATATTAGTACCAAGCGTTTTCGCGAGTTAGCCACTGAAGTCGGCAGCTTACTTACTTATGAAGCAACAGCAGATTTTGAAACCGAGCGCGTGACAATTGAAGGGTGGAATGGCCCGGTTGAAATTGATCAACTTAAAGGTAAGAAAGTGACGGTTGTTCCGATCCTTCGTGCGGGATTAGGCATGATGGATGGTGTGCTTGAGCATATACCGAGTGCCCGTATTAGCGTGGTGGGTATTTATCGGGATGAAGAAACACTTGAGCCCGTGCCCTATTTTAATAAGATTGCTTCAAATATCGAAGAGCGAATTGCTTTGGTGGTTGACCCTATGCTGGCAACCGGTGGTTCGATGATCGCAACGATTGATCTGCTAAAAGCGCAGGGATGTACTCAATTTAAAGTTTTGGTTTTGGTTGCAGCACCTGAAGGGATTCGGGCTTTAGAAAAAGCGCATCCGGATGTCGAATTGTACACTGCTGCAATCGATGATCATCTGAATCAACAAGGCTATATTGTTCCCGGGCTTGGTGATGCAGGAGATAAAATCTTCGGTACCAAGTAA
- the purM gene encoding phosphoribosylformylglycinamidine cyclo-ligase → MSGKNTSLSYKDAGVDIDAGNALVERIKGAVKKTRRPEVMGGIGGFGALCELPTKYKHPVLVSGTDGVGTKLRLALDMKKHDTIGIDLVAMCVNDLIVQGAEPLFFLDYYATGKLDVDTAADVVSGIAEGCLQAGCALIGGETAEMPGMYEGEDYDVAGFCVGVVEKEAIIDGSKVGAGNSLIAVGSSGPHSNGYSLIRKILEVSNADKSELLDGKAVGEHLLEPTKIYIKSALKLVAEHDIHAISHITGGGFWENIPRVLPQGTKAVIDGSSWEWPAIFKWLQEKGHVDTYEMYRTFNCGVGLIIALPEAQAQAAVELLQSEGENAWIIGHIAEAQANEPQVEIK, encoded by the coding sequence GTGAGTGGCAAGAACACATCTCTGAGCTATAAAGATGCAGGCGTTGATATTGATGCAGGCAACGCGCTTGTAGAGCGAATTAAAGGTGCAGTAAAGAAAACGCGTCGCCCAGAAGTAATGGGTGGTATCGGTGGTTTTGGTGCCCTGTGTGAATTACCAACCAAATATAAGCACCCAGTGCTTGTCTCAGGAACGGACGGCGTCGGCACGAAATTACGTCTGGCACTGGATATGAAAAAGCACGACACCATTGGGATCGATTTAGTCGCAATGTGCGTTAACGATTTGATTGTACAAGGAGCAGAACCTCTGTTTTTCCTTGACTATTATGCCACTGGAAAACTTGATGTTGATACCGCAGCCGACGTTGTTTCAGGGATTGCCGAAGGCTGTCTTCAGGCTGGTTGTGCACTGATCGGCGGAGAGACCGCAGAAATGCCCGGCATGTATGAAGGTGAAGACTATGATGTCGCTGGATTCTGTGTTGGTGTCGTCGAAAAAGAAGCCATTATCGACGGTTCCAAAGTTGGCGCCGGTAATAGCTTAATAGCTGTAGGCTCAAGTGGTCCTCACTCAAATGGTTATTCACTAATCCGTAAAATTCTGGAAGTATCCAATGCAGATAAGTCAGAATTGCTGGATGGAAAGGCCGTTGGTGAACATTTGCTCGAACCGACCAAAATTTATATCAAATCAGCACTTAAACTCGTCGCTGAACACGATATTCACGCCATTTCTCATATTACGGGTGGCGGATTCTGGGAGAATATTCCCCGCGTTCTACCACAAGGTACCAAAGCCGTTATCGATGGTAGCAGTTGGGAATGGCCAGCGATTTTCAAATGGCTGCAAGAAAAAGGTCACGTCGATACTTACGAAATGTATCGGACTTTCAACTGCGGTGTCGGTTTGATTATCGCGCTGCCAGAAGCACAAGCTCAGGCTGCGGTCGAACTTCTCCAGTCAGAAGGAGAAAATGCTTGGATTATCGGGCATATTGCAGAAGCACAAGCTAACGAACCGCAAGTAGAGATTAAATAG
- the purN gene encoding phosphoribosylglycinamide formyltransferase, translating to MKSIVVLVSGYGTNLQAIIDACDSKMPNGRVTAVFSNKADAYALERAKKADAAAIFVDPKAFDTRDAFDRSLMEQIDEYAPDLIVLAGYMRILSAEFVRHYMGKMINIHPSLLPKYPGLNTYQRAILAGDEEHGTSVHFVTEQLDGGPVILQARVPIDDDDTIESLTRKIQEQEHRIYPLVTQWFVEERVEMRDGKAYLDGEPLGVYGYKGHSAR from the coding sequence ATGAAAAGTATTGTCGTTTTAGTTTCGGGATACGGGACCAACTTACAAGCAATCATTGATGCTTGTGATTCTAAAATGCCCAATGGCAGGGTGACTGCTGTTTTTTCAAACAAAGCAGATGCTTATGCGCTGGAAAGAGCCAAAAAAGCAGATGCCGCGGCAATCTTTGTCGATCCGAAAGCCTTTGACACGCGTGATGCATTTGACCGTTCATTGATGGAGCAGATTGATGAATACGCACCAGACCTGATTGTTTTGGCTGGTTATATGCGTATTCTGAGCGCAGAATTTGTTCGTCATTACATGGGAAAAATGATCAACATTCACCCTTCGCTATTGCCGAAGTATCCCGGCCTGAATACCTATCAGAGAGCGATTCTCGCTGGAGATGAAGAACATGGCACCAGTGTTCACTTCGTCACTGAGCAACTTGATGGTGGCCCTGTCATTCTGCAAGCTCGGGTCCCCATCGATGATGATGATACCATTGAATCCCTGACCCGTAAGATTCAGGAGCAAGAACATCGGATCTACCCACTGGTCACACAATGGTTTGTTGAAGAGCGCGTCGAAATGCGTGACGGCAAAGCCTATCTTGATGGCGAGCCGCTGGGAGTTTATGGCTATAAAGGCCACTCAGCACGTTAA